A single window of Synechococcus sp. C9 DNA harbors:
- the rimP gene encoding ribosome maturation factor RimP, with the protein MTHPVIPQVLELARPIGASLGLEVVNATFLTDQAPPVLRIDIRHPAQDTGLADCERMTQALAPALDAVDWFPGAYILEISSPGLGEELLTERDFTTFQGFPVRVELHQPYRGRREWQGRLLRRDGEAVVLNRRGRTVRLLRAWVMRVVLTTDDQDD; encoded by the coding sequence ATGACCCATCCCGTTATTCCACAGGTGCTGGAGTTAGCCCGACCCATTGGGGCATCCCTGGGCTTGGAGGTGGTGAATGCCACCTTTCTGACGGATCAGGCACCCCCCGTCCTGCGGATTGATATTCGTCACCCCGCACAGGATACGGGTTTAGCGGATTGTGAACGCATGACCCAAGCCCTGGCTCCGGCGCTGGATGCGGTGGATTGGTTTCCCGGTGCCTACATTTTGGAAATTTCCAGCCCCGGTCTGGGGGAGGAATTGCTCACCGAGCGGGACTTTACCACCTTTCAGGGCTTCCCGGTGCGGGTAGAACTGCACCAGCCCTATCGGGGGCGGCGGGAGTGGCAGGGGCGGTTACTCCGTCGGGATGGGGAGGCGGTGGTGCTAAACCGGCGGGGGCGGACAGTGCGGCTCCTGCGGGCTTGGGTGATGCGGGTGGTGCTGACCACCGATGACCAGGATGATTGA
- the infA gene encoding translation initiation factor IF-1, which translates to MSKQDLIEMEGTVTDSLPNAMFRVDLDNGFNVLAHISGKIRRNYIKILPGDRVKVELTPYDLTKGRITFRLKKK; encoded by the coding sequence TTGTCTAAGCAAGACCTGATTGAGATGGAAGGCACCGTCACCGATTCCCTGCCCAACGCCATGTTCCGGGTGGATTTGGACAACGGCTTCAACGTCTTGGCGCACATTTCCGGCAAGATTCGCCGCAATTACATCAAAATTTTGCCGGGCGACCGGGTGAAGGTGGAACTCACCCCCTACGACCTGACCAAAGGGCGGATCACCTTCCGGTTGAAGAAAAAATAG
- the rpsK gene encoding 30S ribosomal protein S11: protein MAPQKKGGPRKQKKNIPNGVAHIQSTFNNTIVTISDPKGEVISWSSAGASGFKGAKKGTPFAAQMASENAARQAMEQGMRQVEVLVSGPGSGRETAIRALQAAGLEITLIRDVTPIPHNGCRPPKRRRV from the coding sequence ATGGCACCGCAGAAGAAGGGAGGTCCCCGCAAGCAAAAGAAAAACATTCCCAACGGGGTGGCGCACATCCAGTCCACGTTTAATAACACCATCGTCACCATTAGCGACCCCAAGGGGGAGGTGATTTCTTGGTCCTCGGCGGGGGCGAGTGGGTTTAAGGGAGCCAAGAAGGGCACGCCCTTTGCCGCCCAGATGGCGAGTGAGAATGCGGCGAGGCAGGCGATGGAGCAGGGGATGCGCCAGGTGGAGGTGTTGGTCTCTGGACCAGGTTCCGGGCGGGAAACGGCGATTCGGGCATTGCAGGCGGCGGGGTTGGAGATCACCCTGATCCGGGATGTGACCCCGATTCCCCACAATGGCTGTCGTCCTCCGAAGCGGCGGCGGGTGTAG
- a CDS encoding YlxR family protein, producing MPPGTRRCLSCRTLAPRERFWRVVRLFPTHQVVLDEGMGRSAYLCPQQSCLQQAQHKNRLGKVLKAPIPPEIYATLWARLTTPDPVPDAHPPGAPPGRQYPESGDHE from the coding sequence ATGCCCCCCGGCACCCGCCGTTGTCTGAGTTGCCGCACCCTTGCCCCCCGGGAACGCTTCTGGCGAGTCGTGCGGCTGTTCCCTACCCATCAGGTGGTTTTGGACGAGGGCATGGGTCGCTCTGCGTACCTGTGTCCTCAACAGTCCTGTCTGCAGCAGGCGCAACATAAAAACCGCCTGGGCAAAGTCCTCAAAGCCCCGATTCCCCCGGAAATTTACGCCACCCTCTGGGCACGGCTCACAACACCTGATCCTGTACCAGATGCCCATCCTCCAGGTGCACCACCCGGTCGGCAATATCCAGAATCCGGTGATCATGAGTGA
- a CDS encoding YqhA family protein, whose amino-acid sequence MPKTVLFPKGCMIQRLFTFSRRLVIVAVVCSLIASMLVLLTGTVETLDVLYTLASDWSKLSGKKVMVPLVEVTDLFLVGTVFYIVALGLYELFVDSRLRIPPWLEIRSVDELKSRLAGVVVVVLGVSFLGETVKGIKSLDLLLSGGASALVIVALTYFLGNHTHNDRTTHDGEITGAHSPEATDKSYDI is encoded by the coding sequence ATGCCTAAAACCGTGCTATTTCCCAAGGGCTGTATGATTCAGCGTTTATTTACCTTCAGTCGCCGTCTGGTCATTGTGGCTGTGGTTTGCTCCCTGATTGCCTCGATGCTGGTGCTGTTGACGGGTACGGTGGAAACCCTGGATGTGCTTTATACCCTGGCGAGTGATTGGAGCAAATTGAGCGGCAAAAAGGTGATGGTACCCCTGGTGGAAGTCACGGATTTGTTTCTCGTCGGCACGGTTTTTTATATTGTGGCGTTGGGTTTGTATGAATTGTTTGTAGATAGTCGCCTGCGGATTCCCCCCTGGTTAGAAATTCGCAGTGTGGATGAACTCAAAAGTCGGTTAGCGGGGGTCGTGGTGGTGGTGTTGGGGGTGTCCTTTTTGGGGGAAACCGTGAAGGGGATTAAAAGCCTGGATTTACTCCTTTCCGGGGGTGCCAGTGCGCTAGTAATTGTGGCTTTAACCTATTTTTTGGGCAACCATACCCACAACGACCGCACCACCCATGACGGGGAGATTACCGGGGCGCATAGCCCGGAAGCTACGGATAAAAGTTATGATATATAG
- the nusA gene encoding transcription termination factor NusA, with translation MSIINLPNLKELIDEISRTHNLPKADLQEALREALLKGYEKHRRARDFNNPNLTEEYFQNFDVELDLEEGGFRVLAEKTIVTEVKDPDHEVALQEVQPFIPEAQLGGTVVLDVSPEDRRELGRMAAMQTKQVFNQLLRELKRRLIQEEFQDLEGTVLQGRILRFERGSWIVGVSSGYNQTEVEAELPKKEQLPNDNYRPNSTYKFFLKQVHDGPHKGPQLVVSRADAGLVVYLFANEVPEMEDEIVRIVAVAREANPPTPKVGPRTKIAVDTLDRDVDPVGACIGARGSRIQAVVNELRGEKIDVIRWSPDPATYIANALSPAQIEAVRLMDPDGRQAHVLVNENQLSLAIGKEGQNVRLAARLTGWKIDIKDVNKYDAAAEDARMQALIAEREQQQRNHPPVPGDD, from the coding sequence ATGTCGATTATCAATTTGCCCAATCTCAAAGAACTGATTGACGAGATCAGCCGTACCCACAATTTACCGAAAGCGGACCTGCAGGAAGCCCTGCGGGAAGCCCTGCTCAAGGGGTACGAAAAACACCGGCGGGCGCGGGATTTTAACAACCCCAACCTGACGGAAGAGTACTTCCAAAATTTTGATGTGGAACTGGATCTGGAGGAGGGGGGCTTCCGGGTGTTGGCGGAAAAAACGATTGTCACCGAGGTGAAAGACCCGGACCACGAGGTGGCACTCCAGGAAGTCCAGCCCTTTATCCCCGAAGCCCAGTTGGGGGGGACGGTGGTGCTGGATGTGTCCCCGGAGGACCGCCGGGAATTGGGGCGGATGGCGGCGATGCAGACCAAACAGGTGTTTAACCAACTCCTGCGGGAACTGAAACGACGGCTGATCCAGGAGGAATTTCAAGACCTGGAGGGCACCGTCTTGCAGGGGCGGATATTGCGCTTTGAACGGGGTTCCTGGATCGTGGGGGTGAGTAGCGGCTACAACCAAACCGAGGTGGAAGCGGAACTGCCCAAAAAAGAACAACTGCCCAACGACAATTACCGCCCCAACAGTACCTACAAATTCTTTCTCAAACAGGTGCATGACGGTCCCCACAAAGGTCCCCAGTTGGTGGTGTCCCGGGCGGATGCCGGGCTGGTGGTGTACCTCTTTGCCAACGAAGTCCCGGAAATGGAAGATGAAATTGTGCGGATCGTGGCGGTGGCACGGGAAGCCAATCCCCCGACCCCGAAAGTCGGACCCCGCACCAAAATTGCCGTAGATACCCTGGACCGGGATGTGGACCCGGTGGGTGCTTGCATTGGGGCAAGGGGTTCCCGGATTCAGGCGGTGGTCAACGAATTGCGGGGGGAAAAAATTGATGTGATCCGGTGGTCCCCCGACCCCGCCACCTACATCGCCAACGCCCTCAGCCCCGCCCAGATTGAAGCGGTGCGCCTGATGGACCCGGATGGTCGCCAAGCCCATGTGCTGGTCAATGAGAACCAGTTGAGCCTCGCCATCGGCAAGGAGGGGCAGAATGTGCGTCTCGCCGCCCGGCTCACCGGCTGGAAAATTGACATCAAGGACGTTAATAAATACGATGCCGCCGCCGAAGATGCCCGGATGCAGGCATTGATCGCCGAGCGGGAACAACAACAGCGGAACCATCCCCCCGTCCCAGGGGACGACTAG
- the rplQ gene encoding 50S ribosomal protein L17 has translation MRHGRRIPRLSKPADQRKALLRALTTALLRYGRITTTKARAKAIRAEVDHMITLAKEGSLAARRQALGYIYDKKLVHALFAEAPERYGSRPGGYTRIIRTVPRRGDAAEMAIIELV, from the coding sequence ATGCGGCACGGGCGACGGATTCCCCGGTTGAGTAAACCGGCTGACCAGCGGAAAGCATTACTGCGGGCGTTGACGACGGCGTTACTGCGCTATGGGCGGATTACCACCACCAAGGCACGGGCGAAGGCGATTCGGGCGGAGGTGGATCACATGATTACCCTGGCGAAGGAGGGTTCCTTGGCGGCACGGCGGCAAGCCCTGGGGTACATTTACGACAAAAAGCTGGTGCACGCCCTGTTTGCGGAAGCCCCGGAACGCTATGGCTCTCGACCGGGGGGCTATACCCGGATTATCCGCACGGTGCCCCGTCGGGGGGATGCGGCGGAAATGGCGATTATTGAATTGGTTTAG
- the truA gene encoding tRNA pseudouridine(38-40) synthase TruA gives MPRVALLVQYVGTGFHGWQSQPGQRTVQGVLEETIGSVVGQPVTVVGAGRTDTGVHAAGQVAHFDTPGTIPPERWAVILNGRLPPDVLVRQSVLVPDHWHARFSARWRRYRYCLYTDRSNNLFTAPFCWHYYYAPLDVPVMQAALEPLLGRHHLAAFHRSNSGREHSWVEVQAVRCWRQEAWVYIEVQANAFLYGMMRLLVGLLVEVGRGNWSVAEFTSLWQEERRQEVTYAAPARGLTLLGVGYGADVFAPGLATMPLWTEKMEY, from the coding sequence TTGCCCCGGGTCGCCCTGCTGGTGCAGTATGTGGGGACGGGGTTTCATGGCTGGCAGTCCCAACCGGGTCAGCGCACGGTGCAGGGGGTGCTGGAGGAAACTATTGGGAGTGTGGTAGGACAGCCGGTGACGGTGGTCGGGGCGGGGCGGACGGATACGGGGGTACACGCCGCCGGTCAGGTTGCCCATTTTGACACGCCTGGAACCATTCCCCCGGAGCGCTGGGCGGTGATTTTGAATGGACGGCTACCCCCGGATGTGTTGGTGCGGCAAAGTGTGCTGGTACCGGATCACTGGCACGCCCGGTTTTCCGCCCGCTGGCGCAGGTATCGCTATTGTCTGTACACTGACCGGAGCAATAACCTATTTACGGCTCCCTTTTGCTGGCATTATTACTACGCTCCCCTGGATGTGCCGGTGATGCAGGCGGCGCTGGAACCGCTTTTGGGGCGGCACCATTTGGCGGCATTTCACCGGAGTAATTCCGGGCGGGAGCATTCCTGGGTGGAGGTGCAGGCGGTGCGGTGTTGGCGACAGGAGGCTTGGGTGTATATCGAGGTGCAGGCGAATGCGTTTCTATATGGCATGATGCGTCTGCTGGTGGGGCTGCTGGTGGAGGTGGGGCGGGGCAATTGGTCGGTGGCGGAATTTACCAGCCTGTGGCAGGAGGAACGTCGGCAGGAGGTGACCTATGCGGCTCCGGCTCGGGGGTTGACCCTGTTGGGGGTGGGGTATGGGGCGGATGTGTTTGCGCCGGGGCTGGCAACCATGCCCCTGTGGACGGAAAAGATGGAGTATTGA
- a CDS encoding DUF433 domain-containing protein, with product MRIRVSDVLDLLVAGPSSEQILEELPDLEMDDLKATLAYASRKLN from the coding sequence GTGAGAATTAGAGTATCTGATGTTTTAGATTTGTTGGTGGCGGGTCCTAGCTCCGAACAGATTTTAGAGGAACTGCCTGATCTAGAAATGGATGATTTGAAAGCAACACTTGCCTATGCGTCACGTAAACTCAATTAA
- the secY gene encoding preprotein translocase subunit SecY codes for MDVTRGRTPTAQETFAQMAQAAGLRGRVLVTLGILTLARLGIFIPVPGIDRAAFAESIARNPVIGFLDIFAGGGLSTLGIFALGILPFINASIILQILAAAVPALERLQKEEGEAGRRKISQITRYVALGWAILQSTLLASTWVRPYAYNFGVFFVIKTALVLTAGSMFVLWLSELITERGIGNGASLLIFVGIVSGLPVSVNRTVEWVKSGGNVGSVVILLLSFLAMIVGIVFVQEGIRRIPIVSARRQVGRKFYREQQSYLPLRLNQGNVMPIIFASAMLVVPASLAQFTANPVLIQVATYLSPTGPMPALYVLFYLSLILMFSYFYTSLVMNPVDVAQNLKKMGSSIPGIRPGKATSEYLEKVLNRLTFLGAIFLGLVAILPTAVESATRVTTFQGFGATSLLIIVGVAIDTAKQVQTFVISQRYEGMVKQ; via the coding sequence ATGGATGTGACACGGGGTCGGACACCGACGGCACAGGAAACCTTTGCCCAAATGGCACAGGCCGCCGGGTTACGGGGACGGGTTTTGGTGACGTTGGGGATTCTCACCCTGGCGCGTTTGGGGATTTTTATCCCGGTGCCGGGGATTGATCGCGCCGCCTTTGCCGAAAGTATTGCCCGCAATCCGGTGATTGGTTTTTTGGACATTTTCGCCGGGGGTGGTTTGTCCACCTTGGGGATTTTTGCCCTGGGGATTTTGCCCTTTATTAATGCGTCGATTATTCTGCAAATTTTAGCCGCCGCCGTCCCCGCTTTGGAGCGTTTACAAAAAGAAGAAGGGGAAGCCGGTCGCCGGAAAATTTCCCAAATTACTCGCTATGTGGCGTTGGGTTGGGCGATTCTCCAAAGTACCCTTTTAGCCAGTACTTGGGTGCGCCCTTATGCCTACAATTTTGGGGTTTTCTTTGTGATCAAAACTGCTTTGGTGTTGACCGCCGGTTCCATGTTTGTCCTGTGGTTGTCCGAATTAATCACCGAGCGGGGGATTGGCAATGGGGCTTCTCTATTAATTTTTGTGGGGATTGTGTCGGGTCTGCCCGTATCGGTCAACCGCACGGTGGAATGGGTCAAAAGTGGTGGAAACGTGGGCAGTGTGGTAATTTTACTGCTGTCCTTTTTGGCGATGATTGTGGGGATTGTGTTTGTGCAAGAGGGCATCCGCCGCATTCCGATTGTGTCCGCCCGTCGCCAGGTGGGGCGTAAATTCTATCGGGAGCAACAGAGCTATTTACCCCTGCGGTTGAATCAGGGGAATGTGATGCCGATTATTTTTGCTTCGGCGATGCTGGTGGTGCCCGCTTCTTTGGCACAATTTACCGCCAATCCGGTGTTGATTCAGGTGGCGACTTATTTATCCCCCACCGGACCAATGCCAGCACTTTATGTACTGTTTTATTTGAGTTTAATTTTGATGTTTAGCTACTTCTATACCAGTCTGGTGATGAACCCGGTGGATGTGGCGCAAAACCTGAAAAAAATGGGTTCGAGTATTCCCGGCATTCGCCCTGGGAAAGCCACCAGTGAGTATCTGGAAAAGGTGTTAAATCGGTTGACCTTTTTGGGAGCAATTTTCCTGGGTTTGGTGGCGATTTTACCCACCGCCGTGGAGAGTGCCACCCGGGTCACCACCTTTCAGGGGTTTGGAGCAACGTCCCTATTAATTATCGTGGGGGTGGCGATTGATACCGCCAAGCAGGTGCAAACCTTTGTGATTTCCCAACGCTATGAGGGCATGGTGAAACAGTAG
- a CDS encoding DNA-directed RNA polymerase subunit alpha produces MAQFKVEVVEASGQQQYGRFVLEPLHQGQGITVGNALRRVLLGDLEGAAITAVHIEGVNHEFATVPGVREDVLELLLNLKEIVLRSHTAERQLGRLERVQGPMIITAGHLKLPADVEVVHPTQYIATLSEGHTLEFEFYVERGRGYRLLDRSQEDGTSIDFLQIDAVFMPVRQVSWQVEEVRSEEGVLQDRLILEVTTDGSLSPKEAVSQAAHTLVELFSPLRSIVGLEPTDNGMASEDDKVSQVPIEELQLSVRAYNCLKRAQIHSVADLLNYSQEELLEIKNFGQKSAEEVIEALQVRLGIVLPKEKA; encoded by the coding sequence ATGGCGCAGTTTAAGGTAGAGGTCGTGGAAGCCTCGGGGCAACAACAGTACGGGCGATTTGTCCTGGAGCCGTTGCACCAAGGGCAAGGGATCACGGTGGGCAATGCCCTGCGGCGGGTTTTGCTGGGGGATTTGGAAGGGGCGGCGATCACGGCGGTGCATATCGAGGGGGTCAACCATGAGTTTGCCACCGTGCCGGGGGTGCGGGAGGATGTGCTGGAATTGTTATTAAATTTGAAGGAAATTGTACTGCGTAGCCATACGGCGGAACGGCAATTGGGACGGTTGGAGCGGGTGCAAGGTCCGATGATTATCACGGCGGGGCATTTGAAACTGCCAGCGGATGTAGAGGTGGTGCATCCGACCCAGTACATTGCCACCCTCAGCGAGGGGCACACCCTGGAGTTTGAATTTTATGTGGAGCGGGGGCGGGGCTACCGGTTGCTGGACCGGAGTCAGGAGGATGGCACCTCAATTGATTTTCTCCAGATTGATGCGGTGTTTATGCCGGTGCGCCAGGTGAGTTGGCAGGTGGAGGAGGTGCGGAGCGAGGAGGGGGTGCTCCAGGATCGGTTGATTTTGGAGGTGACGACGGATGGGAGTCTGAGTCCCAAGGAGGCGGTGAGTCAGGCGGCGCACACCCTGGTGGAGCTGTTTTCTCCCCTGCGGAGCATTGTCGGCTTGGAACCGACGGACAATGGCATGGCTTCCGAGGATGATAAGGTGAGCCAGGTGCCGATTGAGGAATTGCAGCTGTCGGTGCGGGCGTACAACTGTCTGAAACGGGCGCAGATTCACAGTGTGGCGGATTTGCTCAACTACAGCCAGGAAGAACTGCTGGAGATCAAAAACTTCGGTCAGAAGTCGGCGGAGGAGGTAATCGAGGCGCTCCAGGTGCGGTTGGGGATTGTTTTGCCTAAGGAAAAAGCGTAG
- the rpsM gene encoding 30S ribosomal protein S13: MARISGVDLPREKRVEISLTYIYGIGLTRSQEILAATGIDPDTRVRDLNDQQIAALREYIEQNYQVEGDLRRVEGMNIKRLMDIGCYRGRRHRVGLPVRGQRTRTNARTRKTVAGKKKAPGK, translated from the coding sequence TTGGCACGGATTTCAGGGGTGGATTTGCCCCGTGAGAAACGGGTGGAAATTTCGCTGACCTACATTTATGGGATTGGGCTGACCCGTTCCCAGGAGATTTTGGCGGCTACGGGGATTGACCCGGACACTCGGGTGCGGGATTTGAATGACCAGCAGATCGCCGCCCTACGGGAGTACATCGAACAGAATTACCAGGTGGAGGGGGACCTGCGCCGGGTGGAGGGGATGAATATCAAACGGCTGATGGACATCGGCTGTTATCGGGGTCGTCGCCATCGGGTGGGTTTGCCGGTGCGGGGGCAGAGGACACGCACCAACGCCCGTACCCGCAAGACGGTGGCGGGGAAGAAAAAGGCACCTGGGAAGTAA
- the rpmJ gene encoding 50S ribosomal protein L36, with translation MKVRASVRRMCEKCRIIRRKGRVMVICMNPKHKQRQG, from the coding sequence ATGAAGGTACGGGCTTCGGTTCGCCGGATGTGCGAAAAATGCCGCATTATTCGCCGCAAGGGGCGGGTGATGGTGATCTGCATGAACCCGAAACATAAGCAACGGCAGGGTTAA
- a CDS encoding adenylate kinase, whose translation MPRVILMGAPGSGKGTQGEVLAQTWSVPRLAPGDIFRDHIRRGTPLGLEVKSYSDAGKLVPDTVVIRVMQERLTAPDAQAGWILDGFPRTVPQATALDELLANLHQPCDAILNLDVPEEMLVARLLQRAQEQNRADDTPEVIQNRLQEYYSKTQPLLDFYGERVIRIDGTQPIPQVTQQIQAHLAAT comes from the coding sequence ATGCCACGGGTGATTTTGATGGGTGCCCCCGGTTCCGGTAAAGGTACCCAAGGGGAAGTTTTGGCGCAAACCTGGTCGGTGCCCCGCTTGGCACCAGGGGATATATTTCGGGACCACATCCGCCGGGGGACGCCGCTGGGGTTGGAGGTGAAAAGCTACAGCGATGCGGGCAAATTGGTTCCCGATACGGTGGTGATTCGGGTGATGCAGGAACGGTTGACGGCACCGGATGCCCAGGCGGGCTGGATATTGGATGGGTTTCCCCGCACTGTGCCCCAGGCGACTGCCCTGGATGAATTGCTGGCGAATTTGCACCAACCCTGCGATGCCATTCTCAATCTGGATGTGCCGGAGGAAATGCTGGTGGCACGCTTATTACAACGGGCGCAGGAGCAAAACCGTGCCGATGATACCCCAGAGGTGATCCAAAACCGGCTCCAGGAATACTACAGCAAAACCCAACCCCTGTTGGACTTCTACGGCGAGCGGGTGATTCGCATTGATGGCACCCAACCCATTCCCCAGGTGACCCAGCAAATTCAAGCCCATTTGGCGGCGACCTGA